The following proteins come from a genomic window of Rattus norvegicus strain BN/NHsdMcwi chromosome 8, GRCr8, whole genome shotgun sequence:
- the LOC120094392 gene encoding thymosin beta-4-like produces the protein MSDKPDMAEMEKFDKSKLKKTEMQEKNPRPSKETIEQENRNEASAADLHCTFHRRCLLILLP, from the coding sequence ATGTCTGACAAACCCGATATGGCTGAGATGGAGAAATTCGATAAGTCGAAGTTGAAGAAGACAGAAATGCAAGAGAAAAATCCTCGGCCTTCAAAAGAAACCATTGAACAAGAGAATCGTAATGAGGCGAGCGCCGCCGATTTGCACTGTACATTCCACAGGCGTTGCCTTCTTATTTTACTTCCCTGA